A region of Hydrogenimonas cancrithermarum DNA encodes the following proteins:
- the pstB gene encoding phosphate ABC transporter ATP-binding protein PstB, protein MPTICEVMHEHIIEVKDFSFYYAGVDTPNLKKINMPIGKGAVTALIGPSGCGKTTLLRCFNRMHDLYPGNRYEGEILFEGRNILSKKEDLIKLRTQIGMIFQKPTPFPMSIYDNVAYGLRLQGIKSKSELDGRVEQALKDAALWKEVGGRLKSSGTALSGGQQQRLCIARAVAVEPEVLLFDEPTSALDPISTQAIEELIIKLKEKVTIIIVTHNMQQAARVSDYTAFMYLGDLIELGVTEELFITPKEEMTEQYITGKFG, encoded by the coding sequence TGAAGTCATGCACGAGCACATTATCGAAGTGAAAGATTTCAGCTTCTACTATGCCGGTGTCGACACACCCAACCTCAAGAAGATCAACATGCCGATCGGCAAAGGGGCTGTCACCGCGCTCATCGGCCCGAGCGGTTGCGGAAAAACGACCCTGCTGCGCTGTTTCAACCGGATGCACGACCTCTACCCCGGCAACCGGTACGAGGGGGAAATCCTTTTTGAAGGTCGCAACATCCTGAGCAAAAAAGAGGATCTCATCAAGCTACGCACACAGATCGGGATGATTTTTCAAAAACCGACACCGTTCCCGATGAGCATCTACGACAATGTCGCCTACGGACTGCGCCTGCAGGGCATCAAGTCAAAAAGCGAACTCGACGGCCGTGTCGAGCAGGCACTCAAGGACGCCGCACTCTGGAAAGAGGTGGGCGGCCGTCTCAAGAGTTCGGGTACCGCACTCTCGGGTGGCCAGCAGCAGCGTCTATGTATCGCGCGTGCCGTCGCCGTCGAACCGGAAGTACTCCTCTTCGACGAGCCCACCTCGGCGCTCGACCCCATCTCGACCCAGGCGATCGAAGAGCTGATCATCAAACTCAAAGAGAAGGTAACCATCATCATCGTCACCCACAACATGCAGCAGGCAGCCCGTGTCAGCGACTACACCGCCTTCATGTATCTGGGCGATCTCATCGAACTGGGCGTCACCGAAGAGCTATTCATCACCCCGAAAGAGGAGATGACCGAGCAGTACATCACCGGAAAATTCGGATAA
- a CDS encoding inorganic phosphate transporter, which translates to MEINTFEKMQKKAAKKSQTDFLRLGLSLVFMAIVLLATWDKIPGNPFLAVAAVFGAYMAMNIGANDVANNVGPAVGSKALTMVGAILIAAVFESAGALIAGADVTGTIKKGIIDPAAFTHPEYFVWAMTAALLAAALWLNLATYLKAPVSTTHSIVGGVMGGGIAAAGTFSIVAWGTMGKIAASWVISPILGGVIAAGFLYAIKKTIIYKDDTKEAAMKMVPLYVAVMGWAFITYVILKGIKHIIKLGFPTAAGIGLVGAVVIFVLVKSAIVRHAHKLNNERSSVNRLFTIPLIFAAALLSFAHGANDVANAVGPLAGIYDALTHATISTKAAIPLWVMVIGAIGISLGLALYGPKLIKTVGSEITELDQIRAFSIALAAAITVIIASQLGLPVSSTHIALGGVFGVGFLREWLDRTQRLEYRIKEEKEKLEELKRRLDAFKTELTTLEAKTVKTQQDYERIVHLFELIGMHEKEIKKENKALKTVYKTKYVQRNALKKIVAAWVVTVPAAAVLSAIIFFVIKGIMV; encoded by the coding sequence ATGGAGATCAACACATTCGAAAAAATGCAGAAAAAGGCGGCGAAGAAATCCCAGACCGATTTTCTTCGCCTGGGGCTCTCCCTCGTCTTCATGGCGATCGTTCTGCTTGCGACATGGGATAAAATTCCAGGCAACCCATTCCTCGCCGTCGCAGCGGTCTTCGGTGCCTATATGGCGATGAACATCGGGGCCAACGACGTCGCGAACAACGTCGGACCGGCGGTCGGATCCAAAGCGCTGACAATGGTAGGGGCCATTCTTATCGCAGCCGTTTTCGAGTCGGCCGGTGCGCTCATAGCCGGTGCTGATGTAACCGGTACCATAAAAAAAGGGATCATCGACCCGGCAGCGTTCACCCATCCGGAGTATTTCGTCTGGGCCATGACGGCCGCACTGCTCGCAGCGGCACTGTGGCTCAACCTCGCAACCTATCTTAAAGCACCCGTCTCCACGACCCACTCCATCGTCGGAGGCGTTATGGGAGGCGGAATCGCTGCAGCGGGAACCTTCAGTATCGTAGCATGGGGGACCATGGGGAAAATCGCTGCAAGCTGGGTCATCTCTCCTATACTCGGCGGTGTCATCGCGGCAGGCTTTCTCTACGCGATCAAAAAGACGATCATCTACAAAGATGATACCAAAGAGGCGGCGATGAAAATGGTGCCACTCTATGTGGCGGTCATGGGCTGGGCGTTCATCACCTATGTCATCCTCAAAGGAATCAAACATATCATCAAGCTCGGTTTTCCGACAGCGGCAGGTATCGGCCTTGTCGGAGCGGTGGTTATTTTCGTTCTGGTCAAATCGGCCATTGTGCGACACGCCCATAAACTGAATAACGAACGAAGCAGCGTCAACCGCCTCTTTACCATTCCGCTCATCTTCGCGGCAGCCCTTCTAAGCTTCGCACACGGAGCGAACGATGTGGCCAACGCCGTCGGCCCGCTCGCAGGAATCTATGACGCGTTGACGCACGCCACGATTTCGACCAAAGCGGCGATTCCTCTCTGGGTCATGGTCATAGGTGCCATCGGTATCTCGCTCGGTCTTGCACTCTACGGTCCGAAACTGATCAAAACGGTCGGAAGCGAAATTACCGAGCTCGACCAGATCCGTGCCTTTTCGATTGCACTGGCAGCGGCGATCACCGTCATCATCGCATCACAGCTCGGCCTGCCGGTCAGCTCGACACACATCGCGCTCGGGGGTGTCTTCGGTGTCGGTTTTCTGCGTGAATGGCTCGACAGGACTCAGCGGCTCGAGTATCGTATCAAAGAGGAAAAAGAGAAGCTGGAGGAGCTGAAAAGAAGACTCGACGCGTTTAAAACCGAGCTAACTACATTGGAAGCGAAAACCGTCAAAACCCAGCAGGACTATGAACGCATCGTTCATCTTTTCGAGTTGATAGGGATGCATGAAAAAGAGATCAAAAAAGAGAACAAAGCGCTCAAAACCGTCTACAAGACAAAATACGTTCAGCGAAACGCCCTTAAGAAAATCGTTGCGGCCTGGGTCGTAACCGTCCCCGCAGCTGCCGTACTCTCTGCCATCATCTTCTTCGTCATCAAAGGAATAATGGTCTGA